The following coding sequences are from one Cryomorphaceae bacterium 1068 window:
- a CDS encoding OmpA family protein → MKLFKLFVPALFLFAFHSNAQSQDYTTTDKKAIRSFENAMNAFDARNYDLALALIDEALERENGFIEAHLLSFEVCTEMRDYDCAKKSLRKAIAIDPEFYANAHFFLGALEMNDGEYEAAKQGFETFLSFDRISSEMAEKANAELLNCMFALDKIQNPVDFNPINLGENINSPFPEYYPTITADDRQLIYTRLINDPEAYQGKNEDFYMAFKDGENWRASFPLGAINTTYNEGAPAISGDGRVLIYTACELFGEYGGNRRGFGSCDLFMSERQGNTWSPPVNLGPDVNTSAWESQPSLSADGQTIYFVRGYPTASGNKEQDIHVAKRNADGTWGGAVKLPRTVNSRGKEESAHIHPDGKTLYFSSNGHIGMGGLDIFMSQKMDNGKWSEPVNLGYPINTHKDENSLLVSPNGEIAYFASSREGGFGNLDMYSFVLPKEVRPTPVTFAQGLVVDSDTKKPVEALLRLSDVSSQSLTSQLNSDAVSGEFLIALPAGKTYALSVTAEGYLLHSETFSLKENKGNEPYALTVELKKIKEGTAIVLQNIFFDLDKDQMKIESLSELKELAGFLNTNPEVRIEISGHTDNQGAADYNEDLSLRRANAVKKYLVERESIEADRLETKGYGALKPLVSNDTEEGKAKNRRTEFKVL, encoded by the coding sequence ATGAAATTATTCAAGCTATTTGTTCCTGCTCTTTTTTTATTTGCTTTTCATTCTAACGCTCAATCTCAAGATTATACTACAACTGACAAGAAGGCGATTCGCTCTTTCGAGAATGCCATGAACGCTTTCGACGCCAGAAACTACGATTTAGCTTTAGCACTGATCGATGAGGCGCTGGAAAGAGAGAACGGGTTTATTGAGGCTCACTTACTCAGTTTTGAGGTCTGCACGGAAATGCGCGATTATGATTGTGCCAAGAAATCACTTAGGAAAGCCATCGCTATTGATCCTGAGTTCTATGCCAATGCACACTTTTTTCTAGGAGCCCTTGAGATGAACGATGGAGAATACGAAGCTGCCAAGCAAGGTTTTGAAACGTTTCTTTCATTCGATCGCATCAGCTCCGAAATGGCAGAAAAGGCAAATGCCGAATTGCTTAACTGTATGTTTGCTTTGGACAAAATTCAGAATCCGGTGGATTTCAATCCCATCAATTTGGGTGAAAACATCAACAGCCCATTTCCTGAGTACTATCCGACCATTACAGCTGATGATCGTCAACTTATTTACACGCGTCTCATAAATGACCCTGAGGCCTATCAGGGTAAGAATGAAGATTTTTATATGGCTTTCAAGGACGGAGAGAACTGGCGTGCCTCTTTCCCCCTTGGCGCAATCAACACGACTTACAACGAGGGTGCTCCCGCAATCTCGGGTGATGGCCGTGTATTGATTTATACGGCGTGTGAACTTTTTGGAGAGTATGGTGGCAATAGAAGAGGATTCGGCTCTTGCGATCTCTTTATGTCGGAAAGACAAGGGAATACATGGTCCCCTCCTGTAAACCTTGGTCCCGATGTCAATACTTCTGCATGGGAATCACAACCCTCACTTTCAGCCGACGGTCAAACGATTTATTTCGTTCGAGGTTATCCTACTGCTTCAGGTAACAAGGAACAGGACATTCATGTAGCGAAAAGAAACGCTGATGGAACATGGGGTGGAGCCGTCAAGCTTCCTCGAACGGTTAATTCGCGGGGTAAGGAAGAATCAGCGCACATTCATCCCGATGGCAAAACGCTCTACTTCTCTTCCAATGGACACATAGGAATGGGAGGGCTCGATATTTTCATGTCTCAGAAAATGGACAATGGCAAGTGGTCGGAGCCAGTCAATTTGGGTTACCCCATTAACACCCACAAGGATGAAAACAGTCTTTTGGTTTCTCCAAATGGTGAGATCGCCTATTTTGCGTCAAGCCGCGAAGGAGGTTTCGGAAATTTGGACATGTACAGTTTTGTATTGCCAAAAGAAGTGCGTCCAACACCCGTTACTTTTGCACAAGGTTTAGTGGTCGATTCAGATACCAAGAAGCCCGTTGAAGCATTACTTCGATTGAGTGATGTTTCTTCACAGAGTTTGACCTCTCAGCTGAATAGTGATGCAGTATCAGGCGAATTTCTTATTGCTTTACCTGCAGGCAAAACTTACGCCTTAAGCGTTACTGCTGAAGGATACCTCTTGCATTCAGAGACGTTTTCACTCAAAGAGAATAAAGGCAATGAGCCTTATGCTCTGACCGTTGAGCTAAAAAAGATCAAAGAGGGAACCGCTATCGTACTGCAAAACATCTTCTTTGATTTGGATAAGGATCAAATGAAAATCGAGTCACTTTCTGAATTGAAAGAACTGGCCGGTTTCCTGAACACAAACCCTGAAGTTCGGATTGAAATCTCAGGACATACCGATAATCAAGGTGCTGCCGATTACAACGAAGACCTTTCCTTGCGACGTGCAAACGCCGTTAAGAAGTACCTTGTAGAACGAGAAAGCATAGAGGCTGATCGATTGGAAACAAAAGGATACGGAGCTTTGAAACCGCTTGTATCGAACGATACTGAAGAAGGCAAAGCAAAAAACAGGCGTACGGAGTTTAAGGTGCTGTAG
- a CDS encoding replication-associated recombination protein A has protein sequence MNHTPLAERMRPTNLDEYIGQEHLVGKNAVFRKALDRGLIPSIIFWGPPGVGKTTLAKILASSLDRPFYTLSAINSGVKDIREIIAKVESQGFFGQGNAILFIDEIHRFSKSQQDSLLGAVEKGVLTLVGATTENPSFEVNSALLSRCQVHVLKPLEKADLQLLVNRAITQDEELKKEGVKLKEDEYLLRLSGGDARKLLNILDSVIQALPSGEKEITNDLVKEVVRNNPTIYDKDGEQHYDIISAFIKSIRGSDPNGAVYWLARMIEGGEDPKFIARRLIILASEDIGNANPTGLVLANATFDAVAKIGLPEGRIVLSQCAVYLASSAKSNASYEAINMAMSKVRETGNLAVPLHLRNAPTKLMKDLGYGDNYKYSHSYENNFKAQEYLPEEIKEMRFYAPGNNAREREMRKQLNTLWQGKYGY, from the coding sequence ATGAATCACACACCACTTGCCGAACGGATGCGCCCAACCAATCTTGACGAGTATATCGGTCAGGAACATTTAGTTGGAAAAAATGCGGTTTTCCGTAAAGCACTCGATCGAGGTTTGATCCCTTCCATTATTTTCTGGGGACCTCCCGGGGTAGGTAAGACCACCCTGGCCAAGATCCTGGCCTCCTCGCTCGATCGACCTTTTTACACCTTGAGCGCCATCAATTCCGGAGTTAAAGATATTCGAGAGATCATTGCGAAAGTGGAATCTCAAGGTTTTTTCGGTCAGGGTAATGCCATTCTCTTCATCGATGAGATTCACCGATTCAGTAAATCGCAACAAGACTCACTTTTGGGTGCCGTAGAGAAAGGAGTACTCACCCTCGTGGGAGCAACTACAGAAAATCCCTCTTTCGAGGTCAACTCGGCTCTACTCTCCCGCTGTCAGGTCCATGTATTGAAGCCTCTGGAAAAAGCCGATTTGCAACTCTTGGTAAATCGAGCCATCACGCAGGATGAGGAGCTAAAGAAGGAAGGTGTTAAACTGAAAGAGGATGAGTACTTGCTTCGTCTAAGTGGCGGGGATGCTCGAAAGCTGCTCAACATTCTTGATTCAGTGATTCAAGCTTTGCCTTCCGGCGAAAAGGAAATTACCAACGATCTGGTAAAAGAAGTCGTTCGGAATAACCCGACCATCTACGACAAAGATGGAGAGCAGCATTACGATATCATTTCAGCCTTCATTAAATCCATTCGCGGAAGCGACCCCAACGGTGCCGTCTACTGGCTTGCCCGGATGATTGAAGGTGGTGAAGACCCCAAGTTCATTGCACGCAGGCTCATCATTCTAGCAAGTGAAGACATTGGAAATGCGAACCCTACAGGATTGGTATTGGCCAATGCTACCTTTGATGCGGTTGCAAAAATCGGATTGCCTGAAGGTCGAATAGTACTGAGTCAATGCGCGGTATACCTCGCTTCAAGTGCCAAAAGCAACGCTTCTTACGAGGCTATCAATATGGCCATGAGCAAGGTGAGAGAAACGGGGAATTTAGCGGTTCCACTCCACCTCAGGAATGCACCAACCAAGTTGATGAAAGACTTGGGTTACGGAGATAATTACAAGTACAGCCATTCTTACGAAAACAACTTCAAAGCTCAGGAATACCTCCCGGAGGAAATCAAAGAAATGCGCTTTTATGCGCCCGGTAATAATGCTCGAGAAAGAGAAATGAGGAAACAACTCAATACCTTGTGGCAAGGGAAGTACGGCTATTGA
- the bcp gene encoding thioredoxin-dependent thiol peroxidase produces MEYLKEGDAAPKFTATDQNGNEVSDADFRGKKTILYFYPKDNTPGCTKEACDFRDNYEMLAKQGFQVIGVSADTEKSHQKFIDKYDLPFSLISDPEKGMIQKYHAWGPKKFMGREYDGIHRITYVIDENGKIEKTIAKVKTKEASKQVLEALA; encoded by the coding sequence ATGGAATACTTAAAAGAAGGAGATGCCGCTCCGAAATTTACGGCCACAGATCAAAACGGAAATGAAGTTTCTGACGCTGACTTTCGAGGAAAGAAAACAATTCTTTATTTTTATCCGAAGGACAATACTCCGGGATGTACGAAGGAGGCGTGTGATTTCAGGGATAATTATGAGATGCTTGCCAAGCAGGGCTTTCAAGTTATAGGCGTAAGTGCTGATACCGAAAAATCACATCAGAAATTTATTGACAAATACGATTTGCCTTTTTCATTGATTTCTGATCCTGAGAAGGGGATGATTCAAAAATACCACGCTTGGGGTCCGAAGAAGTTTATGGGCCGAGAGTACGATGGAATTCACCGAATCACTTATGTGATTGATGAAAACGGAAAAATTGAAAAAACCATAGCAAAAGTAAAAACCAAAGAAGCCTCCAAGCAGGTGCTGGAAGCTCTCGCATAA
- the recA gene encoding recombinase RecA yields MAAEVNKEKLKALQMTIDRMEKSYGKGAVMKLGDNAIEKIDVIPSGSLGIDLALGVGGYPKGRVVEIYGPESSGKTTLAIHAIAEVQRQGGIAAIVDAEHAFDRYYAENLGVDTENLFISQPDNGEQALEIAENLIRSGAIDLLVVDSVAALTPRAEIEGEMGDSQVGLQARLMSKALRKLTGAISKTGCCCIFINQLREKIGVMFGNPETTTGGNALKFYSSVRIDIRRSTQIKDGDTVMGNRTRVKIVKNKVAPPFAKAEFDIMYGKGISKSGEILDLAVELNLVKKSGSWFSYGDTKLGQGRDAVKSLIEDNPELMDELEEKIKVEIAKN; encoded by the coding sequence ATGGCAGCAGAAGTAAACAAAGAAAAACTCAAAGCATTGCAAATGACCATCGACCGTATGGAGAAATCTTACGGAAAAGGAGCGGTCATGAAACTCGGAGACAACGCAATTGAAAAAATAGATGTGATTCCATCAGGTTCACTCGGAATCGACTTGGCTCTGGGAGTGGGTGGTTACCCAAAAGGAAGAGTCGTAGAGATTTATGGTCCTGAGTCTTCGGGAAAAACTACTTTGGCGATTCACGCTATTGCTGAAGTGCAAAGGCAAGGAGGAATTGCTGCCATTGTTGACGCTGAGCACGCTTTCGATCGTTACTACGCTGAGAATCTCGGTGTTGATACCGAAAACCTTTTTATCTCTCAGCCTGATAATGGAGAGCAAGCGCTCGAAATTGCTGAAAACCTAATTCGCTCCGGAGCTATTGACCTTTTGGTTGTTGACTCTGTGGCTGCTTTGACACCGCGCGCTGAGATCGAAGGTGAGATGGGAGATTCTCAAGTTGGGCTTCAAGCTCGATTGATGTCAAAAGCCTTAAGAAAGCTTACGGGAGCCATTTCGAAAACAGGTTGTTGCTGTATTTTCATTAACCAGCTTCGTGAGAAGATTGGTGTGATGTTCGGTAATCCTGAGACGACCACAGGTGGTAACGCTCTAAAATTCTACTCTTCGGTGAGAATTGATATTCGACGCTCTACTCAAATAAAAGATGGAGACACTGTAATGGGTAACCGCACACGTGTGAAAATCGTGAAGAATAAGGTGGCACCGCCTTTCGCAAAAGCGGAATTTGACATCATGTATGGTAAAGGAATCTCTAAAAGTGGAGAAATTCTTGACTTAGCAGTAGAGCTTAACTTGGTGAAGAAAAGTGGATCTTGGTTTAGCTACGGCGATACAAAACTTGGACAGGGCCGTGACGCGGTCAAATCCTTAATCGAAGACAATCCTGAGCTAATGGATGAGCTTGAGGAAAAAATCAAGGTTGAGATAGCAAAGAACTAG
- a CDS encoding tetratricopeptide repeat protein, which produces MKIALNVSVICICIIVATSCDDSTTQTNGTNKTLKEKREAPQDYIEQLSDQIIESPNNANLYVKRAMAYTERNLMELAVKDAERALSIDSTASYFHQVLGEVNFLKGDLRPARLSLEKAAEIDPANTDALLKLAEVYFLLRRYDEAIIAVNDALRRDDQLAQGYFIKGYIYKETGDTITSISSFQTAVEVNPDLYEAYMELGSLYAFQGDPLALEYFNSALEIRPKSAEAFYHKGMFLQAGSRIDQARETYFEMLRADPNNVLAYYNLGYLYLTEYLAFDTAVAYFDSAVVVRPDYVEAIYNRGLAYEEQELYGEAETSYREALSINPQYDLAARGLSRLLE; this is translated from the coding sequence ATGAAAATTGCGTTAAACGTTTCAGTCATTTGCATCTGTATTATTGTTGCCACTTCTTGTGATGATTCGACGACCCAAACCAATGGAACCAATAAGACTCTCAAAGAAAAGAGGGAAGCTCCTCAAGACTACATAGAGCAGCTTAGCGATCAGATTATAGAAAGTCCCAACAATGCCAATCTCTATGTGAAACGAGCGATGGCATACACTGAACGCAACTTGATGGAACTCGCTGTGAAAGATGCTGAGCGAGCGCTGAGCATTGATAGTACAGCATCATATTTTCACCAAGTATTGGGTGAGGTGAATTTTTTGAAAGGTGATTTGAGGCCTGCGCGTCTTAGTCTTGAAAAAGCCGCTGAAATTGATCCGGCAAACACTGATGCTCTCCTCAAACTTGCAGAGGTGTATTTTCTGCTTCGCCGATACGATGAGGCTATAATTGCTGTAAATGATGCCCTTCGTCGCGATGATCAATTGGCACAGGGATATTTCATTAAAGGATATATCTATAAAGAGACAGGGGATACGATCACTTCCATTTCTTCTTTTCAGACGGCGGTTGAGGTCAATCCTGATCTCTACGAAGCATACATGGAATTGGGCAGCTTGTATGCTTTTCAAGGTGATCCATTGGCATTGGAATACTTTAATTCAGCCCTTGAAATAAGACCGAAGAGCGCTGAGGCATTTTACCACAAAGGAATGTTTCTCCAAGCGGGAAGTAGAATTGATCAGGCCAGAGAAACGTATTTTGAGATGCTCCGGGCTGATCCCAATAATGTGTTGGCCTACTACAATTTGGGCTACCTGTACCTGACGGAATATTTGGCATTTGATACGGCAGTGGCGTACTTTGACTCAGCCGTTGTGGTTAGACCTGACTATGTCGAGGCAATCTATAACCGAGGTTTGGCCTACGAAGAGCAGGAGCTTTATGGAGAAGCGGAAACGTCTTATCGCGAAGCGCTGTCGATTAATCCGCAATACGACTTAGCGGCAAGAGGCTTGAGCAGACTCTTAGAATAG
- the rplT gene encoding 50S ribosomal protein L20, with product MPRSVNSVASRARRKKVLKQTKGYFGRRKNVYTVAKNALEKGLQYAYRDRRQKKRNFRSLWIQRINAGTREHGMSYSEFMGKLKGKDIQLNRKVLADLAMNHPDAFKAIVDSVK from the coding sequence ATGCCAAGATCAGTAAATTCAGTAGCCTCGAGGGCAAGAAGAAAAAAGGTCCTCAAGCAAACCAAAGGGTACTTTGGTAGAAGGAAAAACGTTTACACGGTTGCAAAAAACGCCTTAGAGAAAGGTTTACAGTATGCATACCGTGACAGACGTCAGAAAAAAAGAAACTTCCGCTCCTTATGGATTCAGCGTATTAACGCGGGAACGCGTGAACATGGCATGTCCTACTCTGAGTTCATGGGTAAGCTAAAAGGAAAAGACATTCAACTTAACCGTAAGGTTTTGGCCGATTTGGCGATGAATCACCCTGACGCTTTTAAAGCGATCGTGGATTCGGTAAAGTAA
- the rpmI gene encoding 50S ribosomal protein L35, whose protein sequence is MPKQKTVSSAKKRFKFTGTGKIKRKHAFKSHILTKKETKQKRNLTQTGLVDQADVANVKDMLNK, encoded by the coding sequence ATGCCAAAGCAAAAGACCGTATCGAGTGCTAAGAAACGTTTCAAGTTCACCGGTACGGGAAAAATCAAAAGAAAGCATGCTTTTAAAAGCCACATCCTTACAAAGAAGGAGACGAAGCAGAAGCGGAATCTCACTCAAACGGGATTGGTCGATCAAGCAGATGTAGCGAACGTCAAAGACATGCTTAACAAGTAA
- the infC gene encoding translation initiation factor IF-3 produces the protein MKEDPHKINERITAPQIRLLADGQEPQVVTVEEGIKMAKEQELDLVEIAPNADPPVCKIIDYKKFLYDQKKKQKELKSKQQKVVVKEIRFGPNTDDHDFDFKLNHAKKFLEEGSKVKAYVFFKGRTIVFKERGEILLLRFAKELADLGAVEQLPKLEGKRMIMMINPKKK, from the coding sequence ATTAAGGAAGATCCTCACAAGATCAATGAAAGAATTACTGCACCTCAAATCAGGCTATTAGCCGATGGACAGGAGCCGCAAGTAGTAACTGTCGAAGAAGGAATAAAAATGGCCAAAGAGCAAGAGCTCGATTTGGTTGAGATTGCTCCTAATGCAGATCCTCCCGTTTGTAAGATTATCGATTACAAGAAATTCCTCTACGACCAAAAGAAGAAGCAGAAGGAGCTTAAGAGCAAGCAACAAAAAGTTGTTGTAAAAGAAATCAGATTCGGACCAAATACGGACGATCACGATTTTGACTTTAAGCTCAACCACGCCAAAAAGTTTTTGGAAGAGGGATCGAAAGTAAAGGCTTACGTGTTTTTTAAAGGACGTACAATTGTTTTCAAGGAACGAGGAGAGATTTTACTCCTTCGCTTTGCGAAAGAATTGGCCGACTTGGGAGCAGTAGAACAGCTTCCTAAATTAGAAGGTAAACGGATGATCATGATGATCAACCCGAAGAAAAAGTAA
- the thrS gene encoding threonine--tRNA ligase: MEIEITLPDGSKRNYPKGSSAMDVAMDISEGLARNVLAAKVNGEVRDASRPIEEDSEVSLLTWNDDEGKSTMWHSSAHLMAEALQEFYPNVKFGIGPPIETGFYYDVDLGDEVMTDKDFDKIEKRMLELAREKNEYIRKEISKNEAVAYYQEKGDEYKLELLDGLEDGSITFYTQGNFTDLCRGPHIPDTGKIKAIKLMSLAGAYWRGDEKNKQLTRIYGVAFPKQKDLKDYLHLLEEAQKRDHRKLGKEMGLFTFSQKVGMGLPLWLPKGAVLRERLENFLKAAQKEAGYLPVITPHIGSKELYVTSGHYAKYGKDSFQPIQTPHEDEEYLLKPMNCPHHCEIYKSEPRSYKDLPIRFAEFGTVYRYEQSGELHGLTRVRGFTQDDAHIFCTPDQVKEEFKKVINLVLYIFQTLSFDDFVTQVSLRDPNDKAKYIGSDENWEKAENAIKEAVEEAGLNYVIEEGEAAFYGPKLDFMVRDAIGRKWQLGTIQVDYTLPDRFELEYTGADNSKHRPVMIHRAPFGSMERFVAVLIEHCAGKFPLWLNPDQVKILPVSDKFNNYAQSVSNKLKIYDIRALVDERSEKVGRKIRDAEVEKMPYMLIVGEEEENNGTVSVRKQGEGDKGSMKIEAFAELIQTEIDSELKRN, from the coding sequence ATGGAGATAGAAATCACCCTACCCGACGGTTCTAAACGGAATTACCCGAAAGGATCAAGTGCCATGGATGTTGCCATGGACATTAGCGAAGGTTTAGCGCGTAACGTTCTTGCCGCCAAAGTGAATGGCGAAGTGCGCGACGCCAGTCGCCCAATCGAAGAAGATTCAGAAGTGAGCTTGCTCACCTGGAATGACGATGAGGGAAAATCTACTATGTGGCATTCTTCGGCTCACTTGATGGCTGAAGCGCTTCAAGAATTCTATCCAAATGTGAAGTTCGGAATAGGACCACCGATCGAGACAGGCTTCTATTATGATGTCGATCTCGGTGATGAAGTAATGACCGACAAAGATTTCGACAAGATTGAAAAGCGGATGCTGGAGCTGGCTCGTGAAAAAAACGAGTACATCAGGAAGGAAATCAGCAAGAACGAGGCCGTAGCCTATTACCAAGAAAAAGGCGACGAATACAAACTCGAATTGCTAGACGGCTTGGAAGACGGAAGCATCACTTTTTACACACAAGGAAATTTCACCGACCTCTGTCGTGGGCCACACATTCCCGATACTGGAAAAATCAAAGCCATCAAACTCATGTCTTTGGCAGGAGCCTACTGGCGCGGTGACGAAAAAAACAAACAGCTTACAAGGATTTACGGAGTGGCTTTTCCAAAGCAAAAAGACCTCAAGGATTATCTACACCTCCTGGAAGAAGCACAAAAACGCGACCATCGAAAGCTCGGGAAGGAAATGGGACTCTTCACTTTTAGCCAGAAGGTGGGAATGGGTCTACCCCTTTGGTTACCGAAAGGAGCCGTATTGCGCGAACGATTAGAAAACTTCCTGAAGGCCGCTCAAAAAGAGGCGGGATATCTCCCGGTCATTACACCACATATAGGGAGCAAGGAGCTTTACGTCACCTCAGGTCACTACGCCAAGTACGGAAAGGATAGCTTTCAGCCGATTCAAACTCCACACGAAGATGAGGAGTATCTGCTAAAGCCAATGAACTGCCCGCACCATTGCGAGATTTATAAATCGGAGCCGCGATCATACAAAGACTTGCCCATTCGTTTTGCCGAATTCGGTACGGTATACCGCTACGAGCAAAGTGGAGAGCTACACGGCTTGACTAGAGTTCGAGGATTTACCCAAGACGACGCCCATATCTTCTGCACGCCTGATCAGGTGAAAGAAGAGTTTAAGAAGGTGATCAACTTGGTACTGTACATTTTCCAGACGCTAAGTTTCGATGATTTTGTAACACAAGTTTCGCTCAGAGATCCGAACGATAAAGCCAAGTATATCGGTAGCGACGAAAATTGGGAAAAAGCAGAAAACGCAATCAAAGAAGCGGTGGAAGAGGCAGGGCTAAATTATGTCATCGAAGAAGGCGAGGCTGCATTCTATGGCCCGAAGCTGGACTTCATGGTCCGAGATGCTATTGGTCGTAAATGGCAGCTAGGCACCATCCAAGTTGACTATACGCTTCCTGATCGTTTTGAGTTGGAGTACACAGGAGCTGATAACTCCAAGCACAGACCAGTCATGATACACCGTGCACCCTTCGGTAGTATGGAAAGATTCGTGGCAGTTTTGATTGAGCATTGCGCAGGAAAATTCCCGCTTTGGCTTAATCCCGATCAAGTCAAGATTTTGCCGGTGAGCGACAAGTTCAACAATTACGCCCAATCGGTTTCAAATAAGCTAAAGATTTACGATATTCGCGCCCTCGTTGACGAGCGCAGTGAAAAAGTGGGTCGAAAAATCCGCGATGCTGAAGTTGAAAAGATGCCCTACATGCTGATTGTAGGCGAGGAAGAAGAAAACAACGGCACCGTTTCAGTGCGCAAGCAAGGAGAAGGCGATAAGGGTTCAATGAAGATTGAAGCTTTCGCAGAATTGATCCAAACGGAGATTGATTCAGAATTGAAAAGAAACTAA
- a CDS encoding phosphoheptose isomerase, whose protein sequence is MPESAGHPLKKLYDDQGNELSPQLDEDVKNYLIDIDGTVTDDVPNEEPERMGTCEPYPDALDILNKWYDEGHIITFFTSRTEDHREVTEMWLEKHGFKYHGLLMGKPRGGNYHWIDNHMVRATKFNGKFTDLVKRTKEIEVFKR, encoded by the coding sequence ATGCCCGAATCAGCCGGCCACCCGCTCAAAAAACTATACGACGATCAAGGAAATGAGCTTTCCCCTCAACTCGATGAAGACGTAAAAAACTACCTCATCGATATCGATGGTACCGTCACTGACGATGTACCCAACGAGGAACCCGAAAGAATGGGGACTTGTGAGCCCTACCCTGACGCACTTGACATATTAAACAAGTGGTACGACGAGGGTCACATTATCACCTTCTTTACTTCTCGAACGGAAGATCACCGTGAAGTCACCGAAATGTGGCTCGAAAAGCACGGCTTCAAATACCATGGACTACTGATGGGCAAGCCACGCGGCGGAAACTACCACTGGATAGATAACCATATGGTAAGAGCCACGAAATTCAACGGAAAGTTTACTGACTTGGTAAAGCGTACCAAAGAAATTGAGGTTTTTAAGCGATAA